A single genomic interval of Syntrophaceae bacterium harbors:
- a CDS encoding threonine aldolase — MEPIIDLRSDTVTKPTAEMREAMKNAVVGDDILRDDPTVIELEELAAGIFGKEAALLTISGTMSNEIAVMVYTKPGDEIVVLADSHIYNLETGGISALSGSQPRPLKSDTGVYDPQELSRAIMPPGVQRARTRLICLENTFHLDRGLAVEKSRYAETIEIARRHGIPVFMDGARIFNAALATNTTVRDLTSFCDAVDVCLCKGLAAPLGSMLMGSRDFIDEARRIRQRIGGGMRQAGVIAAPGILALTKMVERLPEDHARAETMRRGLEAMGIRVDRGGILTNIVNLDVSPVGWKAPLFAERLLGYGIKAKVCTEHTLRMVTHNDIGDREVSFVLDRIGNLLRSRT, encoded by the coding sequence ATGGAACCCATCATCGATTTGAGAAGCGACACGGTCACGAAACCCACCGCCGAGATGCGGGAGGCGATGAAAAACGCCGTCGTCGGCGACGACATCCTGCGGGACGATCCCACGGTCATCGAGCTCGAAGAGCTGGCAGCGGGAATCTTCGGGAAGGAAGCGGCCCTGCTGACAATCTCCGGGACGATGAGCAACGAGATCGCCGTGATGGTCTACACGAAGCCCGGCGACGAAATCGTCGTCCTGGCCGATTCCCACATCTACAATCTCGAGACGGGAGGCATCTCCGCACTGTCCGGATCGCAGCCGCGGCCCCTGAAGAGCGACACGGGAGTCTACGACCCGCAGGAACTCAGCCGCGCGATCATGCCCCCCGGCGTCCAGCGGGCGAGGACCCGCCTGATCTGCCTGGAAAACACCTTTCATCTCGATCGGGGACTCGCCGTGGAGAAGAGCCGGTATGCCGAGACCATCGAGATTGCGCGCAGGCACGGAATCCCCGTCTTCATGGACGGCGCTCGCATCTTCAACGCGGCCCTGGCGACCAACACGACCGTACGCGACCTGACGAGCTTTTGTGACGCCGTCGATGTCTGCCTTTGCAAGGGTCTCGCCGCCCCCCTCGGCTCGATGCTGATGGGGTCGAGGGATTTCATCGACGAGGCGCGGCGGATCCGGCAGCGGATCGGAGGCGGTATGAGGCAGGCGGGCGTCATTGCGGCTCCCGGCATCCTGGCCCTGACGAAGATGGTCGAGCGGCTTCCCGAGGATCACGCCCGTGCCGAGACGATGAGACGGGGTCTCGAAGCCATGGGAATCCGGGTGGACCGGGGAGGGATCCTGACCAACATCGTCAACCTCGACGTGAGTCCCGTTGGCTGGAAGGCGCCGCTCTTTGCGGAGCGGCTCCTGGGTTACGGGATCAAGGCCAAGGTCTGCACAGAGCACACGCTGCGGATGGTGACCCACAACGACATCGGCGACCGGGAGGTTTCTTTCGTCCTGGACCGTATCGGGAATTTGCTCCGGAGCCGAACCTAG